AGCGGACGCTGCGTGGCCCGGGGCCCTTGCTGTCCCATCTGCGCCAGAGTGTCTCCTCCACTGTCGTCACCACAGCCGAGGAGTCGAATCCGTTCACCCGATACTCGGCCACCGCGGACTCGGCTCCGGGTCCGGTCCGGTTCCGGTTCCGGGTTCGGGTTCGGGTCCGGGTTCGGGTCCGGGGTCGGATTTGGGAAGGCCTCGATGAGCGCGATCGGATCGGAGCGTGGCTCTGCGGGACTGTTGGTCATCGCTGGTGCCGGCCTTGTGGCCGCCGCCACTGCCGTGGCGGGCGCGTTGGTGGCGGGGGCGGTGACCCACACGAGAGCTCAGAGCGCGGCGGACGTGACCGCCCTTGCAGTGGCCGGTCGGATCCTCGCCGACCCGGATCCCTGTTATGTCGGCGGCGAGGTTGCGCGCGGCAACGACGCCCGGCTGACCGACTGTCAACTCGCGGGGGCCAGCGCGACGGTGGCGGTGTCGATTCCTCTGCCGCCCGTGCTCGCGCGGCTGATGCCGGGTGAGTACGCCGTCGCCCGCAGCCGAGCTGAAGTCGTCATTGTTCCGTGATGGCGCGATGGCTGACGGCGGGATGGCTTGTCAGGCGTGCTCGTCGGCCATTTCGTCAGGATTCGTGTTCTCGACTTCGCCTCGTAGGCGGTGGGCGGTGGATCGATGGGTCACGGGCCCCGGCGCCGCTCATCCGTCTGTGGCTGAGTCACCGTGTTCCTTGTGGCCCCGCACCGAACCGGCATGGGCCACGCGAGAGGGGTCCTTGCGGACGGCGATGATGCTGGCGATCGTCGTGACGGCCAAGATCACCACGATGAACGCCAGCGAGGCGAACGTGGGCACCTCGGGGACGGCCGGCCAGATGCCATGCGCCCAGTGGAGGACGAGTTTCAGGCCGATGAAGACCAGGATCAGCGCCAGGCCGACAGACAGGTACACCAGTCGGTCGAGCAAGCCCTTGACCAGGAAGAACAACGCTCGCAAGCCCAGGAGCGCGAACGCGTTGGCGACGAAGACGATGTAGGGCTCACTGGTGACCCCGAACACGGCGGGGATGGAATCCAGTGCGAAAAGCAGGTCGGTCGTGCCGATCGCGATGAGGGCGATGAACATCGGCGTGGCGACCCGCTTGCCGTCGACCCTGG
This portion of the Candidatus Nanopelagicales bacterium genome encodes:
- a CDS encoding Rv3654c family TadE-like protein — its product is MSAIGSERGSAGLLVIAGAGLVAAATAVAGALVAGAVTHTRAQSAADVTALAVAGRILADPDPCYVGGEVARGNDARLTDCQLAGASATVAVSIPLPPVLARLMPGEYAVARSRAEVVIVP